A window of Longispora fulva contains these coding sequences:
- a CDS encoding ABC transporter permease — translation MAFTNSVFGFLKCYVFLTVAAGVGGTVLGYDRSQLATYMWVSQGIIGVINVWGQPDLVQQIRTGNVVSDLVRPVDLMLGAAATESGRFLYSMLIRFAFPIAVGATFFTLYLPRHPWTYALFAVALVLSTALCFCLRYLIALVCFWLLDIRGVWTAWVLMSGLFGGLQFPVELWPDGVAAFLHLTPFPLLFQGPLDVIVEKRSWEVLGMQAGWLVVLFGVCRLVQARALRRLVVQGG, via the coding sequence ATGGCGTTCACCAACTCGGTCTTCGGGTTCCTCAAGTGTTACGTGTTCCTCACAGTCGCGGCCGGGGTCGGGGGGACCGTGCTGGGCTACGACCGGTCGCAGCTCGCGACGTACATGTGGGTCTCGCAGGGCATCATCGGCGTCATCAACGTGTGGGGCCAGCCGGACCTGGTGCAGCAGATACGGACCGGCAACGTGGTCTCCGACCTGGTCCGGCCGGTGGACCTGATGCTGGGCGCGGCGGCCACGGAGTCCGGACGATTCCTTTACTCGATGCTGATCCGGTTCGCGTTCCCGATCGCGGTCGGCGCGACGTTCTTCACCCTGTACCTGCCGCGTCATCCGTGGACCTACGCGTTGTTCGCGGTGGCGCTGGTGCTGTCGACGGCACTGTGCTTCTGCCTGCGGTACCTCATCGCGCTCGTGTGTTTCTGGCTCCTGGACATCCGGGGCGTGTGGACGGCCTGGGTGCTGATGTCGGGGCTGTTCGGCGGGCTGCAGTTCCCCGTCGAACTCTGGCCGGACGGCGTGGCGGCGTTCCTGCACCTCACGCCGTTCCCGCTGCTGTTCCAGGGGCCGCTGGACGTGATCGTGGAGAAGCGGTCCTGGGAGGTGCTCGGGATGCAGGCCGGCTGGCTGGTGGTGCTGTTCGGGGTGTGCAGGCTGGTGCAGGCCCGGGCGCTGCGCAGGCTGGTGGTGCAGGGTGGCTGA
- a CDS encoding WG repeat-containing protein → MTPPATLPTAAPAPRVEPTPRALPSHSPAPVPAATPAVQAAAPEPTPAVEAVARPVEVPARPPVEVAPAPAVTEVPEVPAYVPTDDAVPCDGDPERALAEARFPLDPVTLRETVSDPGQLRSIRAALTSRISDTSDPGTRARLLGLRAVTHRLLGEYDPALSDARLAVEHAESTDQLRRISLSRARLARVHQWRGEHRAADELYFQANSTELPGPLRASLFTHASRSAYDQGRLIEAATYLERALELRRLTYDAELIGEVELVLDAIAERATAVGFGPMPRQRISPEQRVPDGDYADAQPYRDGLAWVRRAEDDDWMAVDPDGRVVISAGYDDVRPFRYGVAAVRRASGWGAVDTRGKVMLSFSYDQFCTALADGRYVEGFTEEGLAVVERGGRKGVVDRTGRVLIQPAYRGLVIHPVAYLIVSAEHRWGALDRRGDEIIEPVFASRAEVIEHVERMMSTARPVL, encoded by the coding sequence GTGACACCTCCGGCGACCCTGCCCACCGCGGCCCCGGCACCCCGGGTCGAGCCGACGCCTCGCGCCCTGCCATCCCATAGCCCTGCCCCCGTCCCCGCGGCGACTCCCGCGGTCCAGGCCGCCGCTCCGGAGCCAACTCCGGCCGTCGAGGCCGTCGCGCGGCCGGTCGAGGTGCCCGCTCGGCCCCCTGTCGAGGTCGCCCCGGCGCCGGCCGTCACCGAGGTGCCCGAGGTGCCCGCGTATGTCCCGACCGACGACGCCGTCCCCTGCGACGGCGATCCCGAGCGGGCCCTCGCCGAGGCGCGCTTCCCGCTCGACCCGGTGACCCTGCGCGAGACGGTGTCCGATCCGGGCCAGCTGCGCTCGATTCGGGCGGCGCTCACCAGTCGGATTTCCGACACTTCCGATCCGGGTACCCGCGCGCGGCTCCTCGGCCTGCGCGCCGTGACCCACCGGCTGCTCGGTGAGTACGACCCGGCGCTCAGCGACGCCCGGCTCGCCGTCGAGCACGCGGAGTCCACCGACCAGCTCCGCCGGATCTCGCTGTCGCGGGCCCGGCTCGCCCGGGTGCACCAGTGGCGCGGCGAGCACCGGGCGGCCGACGAGCTGTACTTCCAGGCGAACTCCACGGAGCTGCCCGGCCCGCTGCGCGCGAGCCTGTTCACGCACGCGTCGCGGTCGGCGTACGACCAGGGCCGGCTGATCGAGGCCGCCACCTACCTCGAGCGCGCCTTGGAACTGCGCCGGCTCACCTACGACGCCGAGCTGATCGGCGAGGTCGAGCTGGTCCTCGACGCGATCGCCGAGCGCGCGACGGCCGTCGGGTTCGGGCCGATGCCCCGGCAGCGGATCTCCCCCGAGCAGCGGGTGCCGGACGGCGACTACGCCGACGCGCAGCCGTATCGCGACGGGCTGGCCTGGGTGCGCCGGGCCGAGGACGACGACTGGATGGCCGTGGACCCGGACGGCCGGGTGGTGATCTCCGCCGGGTACGACGACGTGCGCCCGTTCCGGTACGGCGTCGCGGCCGTGCGCCGGGCCAGCGGCTGGGGCGCCGTGGACACCCGGGGCAAGGTGATGCTGTCGTTCTCCTACGACCAGTTCTGCACGGCCCTGGCCGACGGGCGCTATGTCGAGGGGTTCACCGAGGAGGGCCTCGCCGTCGTGGAGCGGGGCGGGCGCAAGGGCGTGGTGGACCGGACCGGCCGGGTGCTGATCCAGCCCGCGTACCGGGGGCTGGTGATCCACCCGGTGGCGTACCTGATCGTGTCCGCCGAGCACCGGTGGGGCGCGCTGGACCGGCGCGGGGACGAGATCATCGAGCCGGTGTTCGCGTCCCGCGCAGAGGTGATCGAGCACGTGGAACGCATGATGTCCACGGCCCGCCCGGTGCTCTAG
- a CDS encoding aldo/keto reductase family protein, with protein MEFRHLGRSGLLVSEISYGNWITHGSQVEEDAALACVRAALEEGITTFDTADVYAGTRAEAVLGRALKDERRAGLEIFTKVYWPTGDGRNDRGLSRKHIMESINGSLQRLGTDYVDLYQAHRYDYATPLEETMTAFADIVRQGKALYIGVSEWRASEIREAAALAKELNIQLVSSQPQYNMLWRVIEAEVIPTSEELGLSQIVWSPIRQGILTGKYLPGQPPPAGSRATDEKSGAHFMSNLVSDEETLTRVQQLKPLADAAGLTMAQLAVAWVLQNPNVASAIVGASRPEQVRDNVKAAGVKLDVELMKRIDEVLDPVIERDPAKTASPASRP; from the coding sequence ATGGAATTTCGTCATCTCGGCCGGTCCGGCCTTCTCGTCAGTGAGATCTCCTACGGCAACTGGATCACCCACGGTTCCCAGGTCGAGGAGGACGCGGCCCTGGCCTGCGTCCGCGCCGCCCTGGAAGAGGGCATCACCACCTTCGACACCGCCGATGTCTACGCCGGCACCCGCGCGGAGGCGGTGCTCGGCCGCGCGCTGAAGGACGAGCGCCGCGCGGGCCTGGAGATCTTCACCAAGGTGTACTGGCCCACCGGCGACGGCCGCAACGACCGTGGCCTGTCCCGCAAGCACATCATGGAGTCGATCAACGGGTCGCTCCAGCGCCTCGGCACCGACTACGTGGACCTCTACCAGGCGCACCGCTACGACTACGCGACGCCGCTGGAGGAGACGATGACGGCGTTCGCCGACATCGTCCGGCAGGGCAAGGCCCTCTACATCGGGGTCTCCGAGTGGCGCGCCTCCGAGATCCGCGAGGCCGCGGCCCTGGCCAAGGAGCTGAACATCCAGCTGGTGTCGAGCCAGCCGCAGTACAACATGCTGTGGCGGGTCATCGAAGCCGAGGTGATTCCGACGTCGGAGGAGCTGGGCCTGTCCCAGATCGTCTGGTCGCCGATCCGGCAGGGCATCCTGACCGGCAAGTACCTGCCGGGTCAGCCGCCGCCGGCCGGCTCGCGGGCAACGGATGAGAAGTCCGGCGCGCACTTCATGAGCAACCTGGTCAGCGACGAGGAGACCCTCACCCGGGTCCAGCAGCTCAAGCCGCTCGCCGACGCGGCCGGCCTGACCATGGCCCAGCTCGCGGTCGCCTGGGTGCTGCAGAACCCGAACGTGGCCTCCGCGATCGTCGGCGCGTCCCGGCCGGAGCAGGTCCGCGACAACGTCAAGGCCGCCGGCGTGAAGCTCGACGTCGAGCTGATGAAGCGGATCGACGAGGTGCTCGACCCGGTGATCGAGCGCGACCCGGCGAAGACGGCGTCGCCGGCCTCCCGGCCGTAG
- a CDS encoding site-2 protease family protein: MSYQLGARREHFRPSPIFAALVALTLAGGAMAYLGYGNVRFDVFLLVIGGWLVSLCLHEFAHALTAYRGGDHSVAARGYLTLNPLKYTHVLLSIVLPLLFVLLGGIGLPGGAVWIDRGAVRGRFRRSLISAMGPAVNIVFGLALAVPFWSDPYPQEHQEFWAGLAFLGFLQFTAGLLNLLPIPGLDGYGIIQEYLPNDWRSALDKAQPWGMLFVFALLWWPPANSVFFGVVHFMTDKVGLPWDFVRGGSGLIRFWL; the protein is encoded by the coding sequence GTGAGCTACCAGCTCGGTGCCCGGCGGGAGCACTTCCGGCCCAGTCCGATCTTCGCCGCCCTGGTCGCGCTCACCCTGGCCGGCGGCGCGATGGCCTACCTCGGCTACGGCAACGTCCGGTTCGACGTGTTCCTGCTGGTCATCGGCGGCTGGCTCGTGTCGCTGTGTCTGCACGAGTTCGCGCACGCACTGACCGCCTACCGCGGCGGGGACCATTCGGTCGCCGCCCGGGGGTATCTGACGCTCAATCCCCTCAAGTACACCCATGTGCTGTTGTCCATCGTTCTTCCGCTTCTGTTCGTGCTGCTCGGCGGCATCGGCCTGCCGGGCGGCGCGGTGTGGATCGACCGGGGCGCGGTGCGCGGCAGGTTCCGGCGCAGCCTGATCAGCGCGATGGGCCCGGCGGTGAACATCGTGTTCGGGTTGGCGCTGGCCGTGCCGTTCTGGTCTGACCCGTACCCGCAGGAGCACCAGGAGTTCTGGGCCGGGCTGGCGTTCCTCGGGTTCCTCCAGTTCACGGCGGGCCTGCTCAACCTGCTGCCGATCCCGGGCCTCGACGGCTACGGCATCATCCAGGAGTATCTGCCCAACGACTGGCGCAGCGCCCTGGACAAGGCCCAGCCCTGGGGCATGCTGTTCGTGTTCGCGCTGCTGTGGTGGCCGCCGGCCAACTCGGTCTTCTTCGGCGTGGTGCACTTCATGACGGACAAGGTCGGACTGCCCTGGGACTTCGTGCGCGGAGGCAGTGGGCTGATCCGGTTCTGGCTGTAG
- a CDS encoding bifunctional adenosylcobinamide kinase/adenosylcobinamide-phosphate guanylyltransferase has translation MTEAFGRVLVLGGIRSGKSEYAEALLTGAPRVTYLATGPSRDDDAWAERVKAHLARRPEHWTTEEVGGALTDRLTDESALLVDDLGGWLTAAYDAVGWEGQVDPDPLVAAVAARRGPLVLVSPEVGLTVVQATESGRRFTDSLGVLNRRLAEVCDGVVLVVAGTPVWLKGTPPDRATLHRRSRTAPVRTRSTPGVVVSGVELTELPDPFDPTMMGMPDEDAREAARERLATLDVAGPGLGGLADTVAVAGGQQGTTAPVEYTDVRLVLLNSVGDARPAAGEGVYPLLADRAGVHLEIVELAADDADPVHGDVLTAEEVSAAIDRGRALAERAVDGGADLLVLGTLSDAGTPAAAIVSLLTGAEPPALLARIATADGHVDDNAWMARAATARDALRRIRAAARDPRSLLGALGGTELAVATGVILAAATRQTPVVIDGPLGVTAGLLARDIAGQTRHWLLLLDHGGHPTVKLGADVLGLYPVLDLKLGLGEGANALAALPLAQTALALGAALTSDVEPADGDSD, from the coding sequence ATGACTGAGGCATTCGGACGGGTACTCGTGCTCGGCGGCATCCGCTCGGGCAAGTCGGAGTACGCCGAGGCGCTGCTGACCGGCGCCCCCCGCGTGACGTACCTGGCCACCGGCCCGAGCCGCGACGACGACGCGTGGGCGGAGCGCGTCAAGGCGCACCTGGCCCGCCGCCCCGAACACTGGACCACCGAGGAGGTCGGCGGCGCGCTCACCGACCGGCTGACGGACGAGTCCGCGCTGCTCGTGGACGACCTGGGCGGCTGGCTGACCGCCGCCTACGACGCCGTCGGCTGGGAGGGCCAGGTCGACCCCGACCCGCTCGTCGCCGCCGTGGCGGCCCGCCGGGGCCCGCTGGTCCTGGTCTCCCCCGAGGTGGGGCTCACGGTCGTGCAGGCCACCGAGTCCGGCCGCCGGTTCACCGACTCCCTCGGCGTCCTCAACCGCCGGCTGGCCGAGGTGTGCGACGGCGTCGTGCTCGTCGTCGCCGGCACGCCGGTGTGGCTGAAGGGCACCCCGCCCGACCGGGCCACCCTGCACCGGCGCAGCCGCACCGCGCCGGTGCGGACCCGGTCCACCCCCGGCGTCGTCGTGTCCGGCGTCGAACTGACCGAGCTGCCCGACCCGTTCGACCCGACCATGATGGGCATGCCCGACGAGGACGCCCGCGAGGCCGCCCGGGAGCGGCTGGCCACCCTGGACGTGGCCGGGCCAGGGCTCGGCGGGCTCGCCGACACCGTGGCCGTCGCCGGCGGGCAGCAGGGCACGACGGCGCCCGTGGAGTACACGGACGTGCGGCTCGTGCTGCTCAACTCCGTCGGCGACGCGCGGCCCGCGGCCGGCGAGGGCGTGTACCCGCTGCTCGCCGACCGGGCCGGGGTGCACCTGGAGATCGTGGAGCTCGCGGCCGACGACGCGGATCCGGTGCACGGCGACGTGCTCACCGCCGAGGAGGTCTCCGCCGCGATCGACCGGGGCCGGGCCCTCGCCGAGCGGGCCGTGGACGGCGGCGCCGACCTGCTGGTCCTCGGCACCCTCTCCGACGCCGGCACCCCGGCCGCCGCGATCGTCTCCCTGCTCACCGGGGCCGAGCCGCCGGCGCTGCTCGCCCGGATCGCCACCGCCGACGGCCACGTCGACGACAACGCGTGGATGGCGCGGGCGGCCACGGCGCGCGACGCGCTCCGCCGGATCCGGGCCGCCGCCCGCGACCCGCGTAGCCTGCTCGGGGCCCTCGGCGGCACGGAACTGGCCGTCGCGACCGGCGTGATCCTGGCCGCCGCCACCCGGCAGACGCCCGTGGTCATCGACGGCCCGCTGGGCGTCACTGCCGGGCTGTTGGCCCGCGACATCGCCGGCCAGACCCGGCACTGGCTGCTGCTCCTCGACCACGGCGGGCACCCGACGGTGAAGCTGGGCGCCGACGTCCTGGGCCTCTACCCGGTCCTCGACCTCAAGCTCGGCCTCGGCGAGGGCGCCAACGCCCTGGCCGCGCTGCCGCTGGCCCAGACGGCCCTCGCCCTCGGCGCGGCCCTGACCAGCGACGTCGAACCCGCCGACGGAGACTCCGACTAG
- a CDS encoding adenosylcobinamide-GDP ribazoletransferase has protein sequence MLDGLRLAVTTFTVAPVRGGRVDRATAGAAMLWAPVVGAALGAVLGAVALGLRWAHAPALLGAVVVVALGALGTRGLHLDGLADTVDGLGSYAGPERALEIMKKPDVGPFGVAAIVLTLLGQVAAIGALPTATVLPGLVVATATGRLAVTWACRGGVPAARPSGLGALVAGTTSWVPAAGLTLLVAAAAVWATHRHWPGPVAVAVALASSAGLVRHAVQRFGGVTGDVFGACVEVAATVTLAGLAWASA, from the coding sequence GTGCTCGACGGGCTCCGGTTGGCGGTCACCACGTTCACCGTGGCCCCGGTACGCGGCGGCCGGGTCGACCGGGCCACCGCCGGGGCCGCGATGCTGTGGGCCCCGGTGGTCGGCGCAGCCCTCGGGGCGGTGCTCGGCGCCGTCGCGCTCGGACTCCGCTGGGCACACGCCCCGGCGCTGCTGGGGGCCGTGGTCGTCGTCGCGCTCGGGGCGCTCGGCACGCGTGGCCTGCACCTCGACGGGTTGGCGGACACAGTGGACGGGCTCGGCTCCTACGCCGGGCCCGAGCGCGCGCTGGAGATCATGAAGAAGCCCGACGTGGGGCCGTTCGGGGTCGCCGCGATCGTGCTCACCCTGCTCGGTCAGGTGGCGGCGATCGGGGCCCTGCCCACGGCCACCGTGCTCCCGGGGCTGGTCGTGGCGACGGCTACCGGGCGGCTCGCCGTGACCTGGGCGTGCCGGGGCGGGGTGCCTGCGGCGCGGCCGTCGGGGCTGGGGGCGCTGGTCGCCGGTACCACCTCGTGGGTGCCCGCCGCAGGCCTCACCCTCCTGGTCGCGGCGGCGGCGGTCTGGGCCACCCACCGCCACTGGCCGGGGCCGGTGGCGGTCGCGGTCGCGCTGGCGTCGTCGGCGGGGCTGGTCCGGCACGCGGTGCAAAGGTTCGGCGGGGTCACCGGGGACGTGTTCGGCGCGTGCGTCGAGGTCGCCGCCACCGTGACCCTCGCGGGCCTGGCCTGGGCGTCCGCCTAA